From the Sulfuriferula nivalis genome, the window TGACAACGGCCCTGAGTACATCAGCAATATGACTAAGGAATGGGCTGAACAGCGGGGTATCAAACTTGACTTCATTCAGCCAGGCAACCCCCAGCAGAATGCTTATATCGAGCGCTATAACCGCACAGTGCGCTATGACTGGTTGGCGCATTACTTGTTCGATACCGTCGAGGAAGTGCAAAACTTTGCGACAGCTTGGTTATGGACTTACAATAACGAACGACCAAACACGGCGATTGGCGGTATCCCGCCTAAACACAAACTCGCTATGGCCGCTTAACCTCTACTTTTAACTGCGGTTATTAATGGGGGGATTACCGGACGGCTTAACGTACTTTAAATTCCGTTTTCTACAGCGACCCCAAGTTGCTTTATGTTCTGCATATTCTGCATAGCGGGAGTAAAACCATTGTTTACGGCTAACATGTACCACTTCATAGCCTGAATATAATCTTGTGGCACGCCTTTCCCCTTGGCGTATATGAAGCCTAAGTTGTTTTGCGCCCCTGCAATACCTTGATCAGCAGCCTTTTGGTACCAATTCATAGCTTTTACATAATCTTGCTGAACGCCTTTACCAAAGTCGTACATAATCCCTAGTTGAAATTGTGCAGGTGCATAACCTTGAGTGGCAGATTGTTGGTATAACGTAAGCGTCCAGCCCATCCACCTGTCATTGCCCGCCAAACTCATGCAATCTAGCTGCTTTTTTATGAAAGGCACGCTAGATGGCTACTCGACACACGCCTGATTTTTGGCAAACGCACCTTACCGCTTGGCAACAAACCAAACTGACCGTCACAGCTTATTGCACCCAGCACGGCTTATGTGCCAAGACCTTTTATCGCTGGCGCAGCCAGCTGACAACAGCGCCCAATCTCACGCGCCAGCCACCGCTAACCCTCATCCCCGTCAGTGTTCAACCTGCGCCTGTCACGGGCACGCTCCAGCTCCACAGCCCCACTGGCTGGCGGGTAGAGCTTCCCATTGCTAGCACGCCCTGGCTAATTGACTTGTTGCGGCAACTGCCATGATATCTGCCCATCCCATCAGCCCCATCGCCACCCAGGTCTGGCTAGTCATCGAACCCGTGGACATGCGCATCGGCATAGATGGCCTTTCCCAGCGCATCCAGCACCGCCTGGGTCGCAGTCCCTGCGACGGCGCCGCCTACGCCTTCCGTAATCGTCGCCAAACGCGGGTCAAGCTCCTGGT encodes:
- the tnpA gene encoding IS66 family insertion sequence element accessory protein TnpA, which translates into the protein MATRHTPDFWQTHLTAWQQTKLTVTAYCTQHGLCAKTFYRWRSQLTTAPNLTRQPPLTLIPVSVQPAPVTGTLQLHSPTGWRVELPIASTPWLIDLLRQLP
- a CDS encoding tetratricopeptide repeat protein, yielding MSLAGNDRWMGWTLTLYQQSATQGYAPAQFQLGIMYDFGKGVQQDYVKAMNWYQKAADQGIAGAQNNLGFIYAKGKGVPQDYIQAMKWYMLAVNNGFTPAMQNMQNIKQLGVAVENGI